A part of Periophthalmus magnuspinnatus isolate fPerMag1 chromosome 19, fPerMag1.2.pri, whole genome shotgun sequence genomic DNA contains:
- the LOC117387438 gene encoding zinc finger CCHC domain-containing protein 24-like yields MNQKKTPYQGKRRCFGEYQCSQCNRKWMSANSWANMGQECTTCKINVYPHRQRPLEKPDGLDDHLDPDKAHLQHLCEKCKRMGRCCRQSYR; encoded by the exons ATGAACCAGAAGAAG acgCCGTACCAGGGGAAGAGGAGGTGTTTTGGAGAATATCAGTGTTCACAGTGTAACAGGAAGTGGATGAGCGCCAATTCCTGGGCCAATATGGGACAAGAGTGTACCACCTGCAAAATCAACGTCTACCCCCACAGacag CGTCCACTGGAGAAGCCAGACGGTCTGGATGATCATCTGGACCCAGACAAAGCTCACCTACAGCACCTGTGTGAGAAGTGCAAGAGGATGGGCCGCTGCTGCCGCCAGAgctacagatga